The Manduca sexta isolate Smith_Timp_Sample1 unplaced genomic scaffold, JHU_Msex_v1.0 HiC_scaffold_1970, whole genome shotgun sequence region tcggtggaggaatgGCCTCCTGCGGCCGGAAATAACGCCGCGACAACGTCCGTCACCAGATCGGCTCGGAGACTCTGCGTCAGCGGGGCGCCCACGGGCGGAGCTTGCTCAACGCCATGCGGTACGGGCGTCCCCACGGGTCGCTGTCGAGAGTTCTCGAGACTCCTCACGTGCCGCGGCCTTGCTTGcgcaatggccacccgcagcgctctcttggccgtcTTGTAGGCCGTGAAGCAGCCGCTCCTGTTCATCATCGCCGGGCGGACGGGAATGACGGCGGCGGTGTCTGGCGAGTCGACGGCGCGCAGCCATGCAGGACGCGCGTAACTGGGTgagctccgccgaccaccagtacacctgtcAGCTTCGAGGGAGGCATCGGGCCCGGGGCATGGCCGCGTCGCAGATTTGCGACATTgcccccgaaccactccgcctcctcttCGACCCGCACCGGCCCTGCCGGTACAGGGAACCACGCCTGAACAAGAGCGGCTTCCTTCACGGCCTCCCGGTTGAGCCGCGTGGCCCAACGCTGGCCGCCCCATCGTCGGGAGGTCAAACTTCCACTGTTGCTGGGCTGGTTGGTCCGGGGAGTGGAGACACTGAACCGTATGTACCGGTGATCGGACAGCGTCTCCTCCTCCaccaggactctccagccctggacacggcgGGCTAGGTCGGGGTGGCGAACGTGATGTCCACCACCGAAcccccgttgtgccgcacgcacgtgtcctccGACCCCCGATTTAGGACGACCAGTcctgaggagatcgcccattcctccagggccctaccCGCGCGTCCGTCACCGACGAACCCCAGGCCAAGGATTTGgcattgaagtcgccggcgacaagCACAGGGCGGGGCTGGCTGCTTTGCACCACCAGGGTTCCCAGCCGAATGAGAAAACTCTCAAATTCGGCTAGGGATCTGTTGGGGAGAAGTAGGCCCCACTACCCACACCCCCAACAGAACCGCCACATCCGGTACCCTTCGCTACTTtttcgaagggcggggagccggcgGCACCCCGGGTGATGACAGCCACCGAGCCGTCGGAGTCCCCTGCCCAGTCATCCCGGGGAACGAAATACGGCTCGCTGACTACAGCCACGTGGattgaccactgcgccaggctctgAACAAGCAAGTCCTGCGCTCTGGCGCAGtgattgatgttcgcctggaggaaatgTTTTTGTGCCATGATTTAATGGGCGATCTCCATCTCCACTGGGTGGGACGGTTGCGGACGCGTCACAACTTCAGCACCTCCTCCGCGACGGTTGCGGGAGGGTCGAAGAGGCGACGCAATCCTTGCCGCCCACCCTGTGCCCCGCGGGTTTGCCGGCAGCTGCGCACACTGCGCAATGCGGCTCCGCGGAGCAACCCTTGGCCTTGTGGCCCTCAAGACCGCAACGGTAGCAGATCCCGCTGCGGTCCACCCCTGCAGTGCATTTAGCACCTACGTGCCCCGGCAAAGG contains the following coding sequences:
- the LOC119191831 gene encoding uncharacterized protein LOC119191831 → MGDLLRTGRPKSGVGGHVRAAQRGFGGGHHVRHPDLARRVQGWRVLVEEETLSDHRYIRFSVSTPRTNQPSNSGSLTSRRWGGQRWATRLNREAVKEAALVQAWFPVPAGPVRVEEEAECYARPAWLRAVDSPDTAAVIPVRPAMMNRSGCFTAYKTAKRALRVAIAQARPRHVRSLENSRQRPVGTPVPHGVEQAPPVGAPLTQSLRADLVTDVVAALFPAAGGHSSTDGATSIGAIVSIPAEDIPEVSPGEL